In Helianthus annuus cultivar XRQ/B chromosome 3, HanXRQr2.0-SUNRISE, whole genome shotgun sequence, a single window of DNA contains:
- the LOC110928607 gene encoding gamma-tubulin complex component 2 isoform X3: MMDAAAVSSRCPCTPQWNLDRPFLTGNFHQEEKSTSVLAEAKGNSLDVCLESEKPIGCYNASLQEMIVIDDLLSALTGIDGRYISIKKSGGGEDAFSFHVDGSMDLALQESAKRIFPLCKSYLLINQFVESRSQFKSGLVNHAFAAALRALLLDYQAMVAQLEHQFRLGRLSIQGLWFYCQPMMGSMQALSIVIKKASAYNFVGSAVLNLLQSQAKLMAGNYLVRSLLEKMIDSANSAYLGILERWVYEGVIDDLHDEFFIAENKSLQKESLTQDYDAMYWRQRYSLKDDIPSFLANSAETILTTGKYLNVMRECGHTVQVPALENSKLTSFGSNDHYLECIKSAYDFASGELLNLMKDKYDLNGKLRSIKHYLLLDQGDFLVHFMDIARDELAKTPNEISVEKLQSLLDIALRSTAAAADPLHEDVTCSVDSCSLLKRLSTLKDLQTGETVAETEEPLSVTGVETFSVNYKVKWPLSLVISRKALTKYQLIFRFLFHCKHVHRQLCAAWEVHQGARARDRHGTAISTSSILCRNMLKFINSLLHYLTFEVLEPNWHVMHNKLENAKSIDEVIQYHDFFMEKCLKECSLLSPILLKKLEKLKLVCLQYAAATQWLMNSIEVPEDTDNPSYESCKVLLKLRKPSKKPNSPTQESSVIQCVLKFEREFTSELQSLRPILSSRAQAEPYLTHLAQLILGVGMDQQM, from the exons ATGATGGATGCAGCAGCAGTATCCTCTCGATGTCCTTGTACTCCTCAATGGAACCTCGATAGACCTTTCCTCACCGGCAATTTCCACCAGGAAGAAAAATCCACATCTGTGCTAGCTGAGGCTAAGGGAAATTCACTGGATGTTTG TTTGGAATCTGAGAAGCCTATTGGTTGCTACAATGCTTCACTGCAG GAAATGATTGTAATTGACGATCTTCTGTCTGCTTTAACTGGTATTGATGGGCGATATATTTCTATCAAAAAATCTGGAGGGGGTGAAGACGCTTTTAGCTTCCATGTTGACGGATCTATGGATTTAGCACTCCAG GAATCAGCAAAGCGGATATTCCCTTTGTGCAAGAGCTATTTGCTCATCAATCAGTTTGTTGAGTCAAGATCCCAGTTTAAGTCTGGATTGGTTAATCATGCCTTTGCTGCTGCACTTAGGGCCCTCCTCCTA GACTACCAGGCTATGGTGGCGCAGCTTGAACATCAATTTCGATTAGGAAGACTCTCAATACAAGGTTTATGGTTCTATTGTCAG ccAATGATGGGATCAATGCAAGCATTGTCAATAGTTATAAAGAAGGCTTCGGCGTATAATTTTGTTGGTTCAGCAGTCCTTAACCTTCTACAAAGTCAG GCCAAGTTAATGGCTGGTAACTACTTGGTGAGGTCATTGCTGGAGAAGATGATAGACTCTGCAAATTCGGCTTATCTTGGCATACTAGAAAG GTGGGTGTATGAAGGAGTTATTGATGATCTACATGACGAGTTCTTCATTGCTGAGAACAAATCTCTTCAAAAG GAGTCTCTTACCCAAGATTATGATGCTATGTATTGGAGGCAAAGATACAGTCTAAAAGATGATATCCCTTCGTTCCTTGCAAATTCGGCTGAAACCATTTTAACAACAGGGAAATATTTAAATGTCATGAGAGAATGCGGCCACACTGTTCAG GTCCCTGCATTGGAAAATTCAAAATTGACCAGCTTTGGGTCCAATGATCACTATCTTGAATGCATCAAATCTGCCTACGATTTTGCTAGTGGGGAATTACTAAATCTCATGAAGGATAAG TATGATCTCAATGGAAAGCTACGTTCTATAAAGCATTACCTTCTTCTCGATCAG GGTGATTTTTTGGTTCACTTTATGGATATTGCCCGTGATGAACTTGCTAAAACACCAAATGAGATCTCTGTTGAGAAGCTTCAG TCTCTCTTAGACATTGCACTGCGTTCAACAGCTGCCGCAGCTGATCCTTTGCATGAAGACGTCACATGTTCTGTT GACTCATGTTCTTTACTAAAGAGATTGAGCACCCTCAAAGATCTACAAACAGGTGAGACAGTGGCAGAGACCGAAGAGCCCTTGAGTGTTACCGGTGTTGAAACCTTTTCTGTTAATTATAAG GTTAAATGGCCATTATCACTTGTGATATCAAGAAAAGCTTTGACAAAATACCAGTTGATCTTTCGGTTTTTGTTTCACTGCAAACACGTGCATCGGCAACTTTGTGCAGCATGGGAAGTACATCAA GGAGCACGCGCACGTGATAGGCATGGAACCGCAATCTCTACATCTTCAATATTGTGCCGTAACATGCTTAAGTTTATAAATAGTCTTCTACATTATCTAACATTTGAg GTTCTTGAACCAAATTGGCATGTTATGCATAATAAACTCGAGAATGCAAAGAGCATAGATGAG GTAATCCAATATCATGACTTTTTCATGGAGAAGTGTCTCAAGGAATGCTCACTTCTTTCACCGATCCTCCTCAAG AAGCTAGAGAAACTGAAACTTGTATGCCTACAATATGCCGCGGCGACTCAGTGGCTGATGAACTCCATTGAAGTTCCAGAAGACACCGACAATCCCTCGTATGAAAGTTGCAAGGTTTTATTGAAGCTTAGGAAGCCTTCTAAGAAGCCTAATTCACCCACCCAGGAATCATCAGTCATTCAATGTGTCCT GAAATTTGAAAGGGAATTTACTAGTGAGCTTCAGAGTTTAAGGCCAATATTGAGCAGCAGGGCTCAGGCAGAACCATATCTGACTCATCTTGCACAGTTGATTCTTGGTGTTGGTATGGATCAACAGATGTAA
- the LOC110928607 gene encoding gamma-tubulin complex component 2 isoform X1 — MMDAAAVSSRCPCTPQWNLDRPFLTGNFHQEEKSTSVLAEAKGNSLDVCLESEKPIGCYNASLQEMIVIDDLLSALTGIDGRYISIKKSGGGEDAFSFHVDGSMDLALQESAKRIFPLCKSYLLINQFVESRSQFKSGLVNHAFAAALRALLLDYQAMVAQLEHQFRLGRLSIQGLWFYCQPMMGSMQALSIVIKKASAYNFVGSAVLNLLQSQAKLMAGNYLVRSLLEKMIDSANSAYLGILERWVYEGVIDDLHDEFFIAENKSLQKESLTQDYDAMYWRQRYSLKDDIPSFLANSAETILTTGKYLNVMRECGHTVQVPALENSKLTSFGSNDHYLECIKSAYDFASGELLNLMKDKYDLNGKLRSIKHYLLLDQGDFLVHFMDIARDELAKTPNEISVEKLQSLLDIALRSTAAAADPLHEDVTCSVVGIMSFWFQDSCSLLKRLSTLKDLQTGETVAETEEPLSVTGVETFSVNYKVKWPLSLVISRKALTKYQLIFRFLFHCKHVHRQLCAAWEVHQGARARDRHGTAISTSSILCRNMLKFINSLLHYLTFEVLEPNWHVMHNKLENAKSIDEVIQYHDFFMEKCLKECSLLSPILLKKLEKLKLVCLQYAAATQWLMNSIEVPEDTDNPSYESCKVLLKLRKPSKKPNSPTQESSVIQCVLKFEREFTSELQSLRPILSSRAQAEPYLTHLAQLILGVGMDQQM, encoded by the exons ATGATGGATGCAGCAGCAGTATCCTCTCGATGTCCTTGTACTCCTCAATGGAACCTCGATAGACCTTTCCTCACCGGCAATTTCCACCAGGAAGAAAAATCCACATCTGTGCTAGCTGAGGCTAAGGGAAATTCACTGGATGTTTG TTTGGAATCTGAGAAGCCTATTGGTTGCTACAATGCTTCACTGCAG GAAATGATTGTAATTGACGATCTTCTGTCTGCTTTAACTGGTATTGATGGGCGATATATTTCTATCAAAAAATCTGGAGGGGGTGAAGACGCTTTTAGCTTCCATGTTGACGGATCTATGGATTTAGCACTCCAG GAATCAGCAAAGCGGATATTCCCTTTGTGCAAGAGCTATTTGCTCATCAATCAGTTTGTTGAGTCAAGATCCCAGTTTAAGTCTGGATTGGTTAATCATGCCTTTGCTGCTGCACTTAGGGCCCTCCTCCTA GACTACCAGGCTATGGTGGCGCAGCTTGAACATCAATTTCGATTAGGAAGACTCTCAATACAAGGTTTATGGTTCTATTGTCAG ccAATGATGGGATCAATGCAAGCATTGTCAATAGTTATAAAGAAGGCTTCGGCGTATAATTTTGTTGGTTCAGCAGTCCTTAACCTTCTACAAAGTCAG GCCAAGTTAATGGCTGGTAACTACTTGGTGAGGTCATTGCTGGAGAAGATGATAGACTCTGCAAATTCGGCTTATCTTGGCATACTAGAAAG GTGGGTGTATGAAGGAGTTATTGATGATCTACATGACGAGTTCTTCATTGCTGAGAACAAATCTCTTCAAAAG GAGTCTCTTACCCAAGATTATGATGCTATGTATTGGAGGCAAAGATACAGTCTAAAAGATGATATCCCTTCGTTCCTTGCAAATTCGGCTGAAACCATTTTAACAACAGGGAAATATTTAAATGTCATGAGAGAATGCGGCCACACTGTTCAG GTCCCTGCATTGGAAAATTCAAAATTGACCAGCTTTGGGTCCAATGATCACTATCTTGAATGCATCAAATCTGCCTACGATTTTGCTAGTGGGGAATTACTAAATCTCATGAAGGATAAG TATGATCTCAATGGAAAGCTACGTTCTATAAAGCATTACCTTCTTCTCGATCAG GGTGATTTTTTGGTTCACTTTATGGATATTGCCCGTGATGAACTTGCTAAAACACCAAATGAGATCTCTGTTGAGAAGCTTCAG TCTCTCTTAGACATTGCACTGCGTTCAACAGCTGCCGCAGCTGATCCTTTGCATGAAGACGTCACATGTTCTGTTGttg GCATTATGTCATTTTGGTTTCAGGACTCATGTTCTTTACTAAAGAGATTGAGCACCCTCAAAGATCTACAAACAGGTGAGACAGTGGCAGAGACCGAAGAGCCCTTGAGTGTTACCGGTGTTGAAACCTTTTCTGTTAATTATAAG GTTAAATGGCCATTATCACTTGTGATATCAAGAAAAGCTTTGACAAAATACCAGTTGATCTTTCGGTTTTTGTTTCACTGCAAACACGTGCATCGGCAACTTTGTGCAGCATGGGAAGTACATCAA GGAGCACGCGCACGTGATAGGCATGGAACCGCAATCTCTACATCTTCAATATTGTGCCGTAACATGCTTAAGTTTATAAATAGTCTTCTACATTATCTAACATTTGAg GTTCTTGAACCAAATTGGCATGTTATGCATAATAAACTCGAGAATGCAAAGAGCATAGATGAG GTAATCCAATATCATGACTTTTTCATGGAGAAGTGTCTCAAGGAATGCTCACTTCTTTCACCGATCCTCCTCAAG AAGCTAGAGAAACTGAAACTTGTATGCCTACAATATGCCGCGGCGACTCAGTGGCTGATGAACTCCATTGAAGTTCCAGAAGACACCGACAATCCCTCGTATGAAAGTTGCAAGGTTTTATTGAAGCTTAGGAAGCCTTCTAAGAAGCCTAATTCACCCACCCAGGAATCATCAGTCATTCAATGTGTCCT GAAATTTGAAAGGGAATTTACTAGTGAGCTTCAGAGTTTAAGGCCAATATTGAGCAGCAGGGCTCAGGCAGAACCATATCTGACTCATCTTGCACAGTTGATTCTTGGTGTTGGTATGGATCAACAGATGTAA
- the LOC110928607 gene encoding gamma-tubulin complex component 2 isoform X2: protein MMDAAAVSSRCPCTPQWNLDRPFLTGNFHQEEKSTSVLAEAKGNSLDVCLESEKPIGCYNASLQEMIVIDDLLSALTGIDGRYISIKKSGGGEDAFSFHVDGSMDLALQESAKRIFPLCKSYLLINQFVESRSQFKSGLVNHAFAAALRALLLDYQAMVAQLEHQFRLGRLSIQGLWFYCQPMMGSMQALSIVIKKASAYNFVGSAVLNLLQSQAKLMAGNYLVRSLLEKMIDSANSAYLGILERWVYEGVIDDLHDEFFIAENKSLQKESLTQDYDAMYWRQRYSLKDDIPSFLANSAETILTTGKYLNVMRECGHTVQVPALENSKLTSFGSNDHYLECIKSAYDFASGELLNLMKDKYDLNGKLRSIKHYLLLDQGDFLVHFMDIARDELAKTPNEISVEKLQSLLDIALRSTAAAADPLHEDVTCSVVGIMSFWFQDSCSLLKRLSTLKDLQTGETVAETEEPLSVTGVETFSVNYKVKWPLSLVISRKALTKYQLIFRFLFHCKHVHRQLCAAWEVHQGARARDRHGTAISTSSILCRNMLKFINSLLHYLTFEVLEPNWHVMHNKLENAKSIDEVIQYHDFFMEKCLKECSLLSPILLKKLEKLKLVCLQYAAATQWLMNSIEVPEDTDNPSYESCKVLLKLRKPSKKPNSPTQESSVIQCVLKFEREFTSELQSLRPILSSRAQAEPYLTHLAQLILGVGMDQQM from the exons ATGATGGATGCAGCAGCAGTATCCTCTCGATGTCCTTGTACTCCTCAATGGAACCTCGATAGACCTTTCCTCACCGGCAATTTCCACCAGGAAGAAAAATCCACATCTGTGCTAGCTGAGGCTAAGGGAAATTCACTGGATGTTTG TTTGGAATCTGAGAAGCCTATTGGTTGCTACAATGCTTCACTGCAG GAAATGATTGTAATTGACGATCTTCTGTCTGCTTTAACTGGTATTGATGGGCGATATATTTCTATCAAAAAATCTGGAGGGGGTGAAGACGCTTTTAGCTTCCATGTTGACGGATCTATGGATTTAGCACTCCAG GAATCAGCAAAGCGGATATTCCCTTTGTGCAAGAGCTATTTGCTCATCAATCAGTTTGTTGAGTCAAGATCCCAGTTTAAGTCTGGATTGGTTAATCATGCCTTTGCTGCTGCACTTAGGGCCCTCCTCCTA GACTACCAGGCTATGGTGGCGCAGCTTGAACATCAATTTCGATTAGGAAGACTCTCAATACAAGGTTTATGGTTCTATTGTCAG ccAATGATGGGATCAATGCAAGCATTGTCAATAGTTATAAAGAAGGCTTCGGCGTATAATTTTGTTGGTTCAGCAGTCCTTAACCTTCTACAAAGTCAG GCCAAGTTAATGGCTGGTAACTACTTGGTGAGGTCATTGCTGGAGAAGATGATAGACTCTGCAAATTCGGCTTATCTTGGCATACTAGAAAG GTGGGTGTATGAAGGAGTTATTGATGATCTACATGACGAGTTCTTCATTGCTGAGAACAAATCTCTTCAAAAG GAGTCTCTTACCCAAGATTATGATGCTATGTATTGGAGGCAAAGATACAGTCTAAAAGATGATATCCCTTCGTTCCTTGCAAATTCGGCTGAAACCATTTTAACAACAGGGAAATATTTAAATGTCATGAGAGAATGCGGCCACACTGTTCAG GTCCCTGCATTGGAAAATTCAAAATTGACCAGCTTTGGGTCCAATGATCACTATCTTGAATGCATCAAATCTGCCTACGATTTTGCTAGTGGGGAATTACTAAATCTCATGAAGGATAAG TATGATCTCAATGGAAAGCTACGTTCTATAAAGCATTACCTTCTTCTCGATCAG GGTGATTTTTTGGTTCACTTTATGGATATTGCCCGTGATGAACTTGCTAAAACACCAAATGAGATCTCTGTTGAGAAGCTTCAG TCTCTCTTAGACATTGCACTGCGTTCAACAGCTGCCGCAGCTGATCCTTTGCATGAAGACGTCACATGTTCTGTTGttg GCATTATGTCATTTTGGTTTCAGGACTCATGTTCTTTACTAAAGAGATTGAGCACCCTCAAAGATCTACAAACAGGTGAGACAGTGGCAGAGACCGAAGAGCCCTTGAGTGTTACCGGTGTTGAAACCTTTTCTGTTAATTATAAG GTTAAATGGCCATTATCACTTGTGATATCAAGAAAAGCTTTGACAAAATACCAGTTGATCTTTCGGTTTTTGTTTCACTGCAAACACGTGCATCGGCAACTTTGTGCAGCATGGGAAGTACATCAA GGAGCACGCGCACGTGATAGGCATGGAACCGCAATCTCTACATCTTCAATATTGTGCCGTAACATGCTTAAGTTTATAA ATAGTCTTCTACATTATCTAACATTTGAG GTTCTTGAACCAAATTGGCATGTTATGCATAATAAACTCGAGAATGCAAAGAGCATAGATGAG GTAATCCAATATCATGACTTTTTCATGGAGAAGTGTCTCAAGGAATGCTCACTTCTTTCACCGATCCTCCTCAAG AAGCTAGAGAAACTGAAACTTGTATGCCTACAATATGCCGCGGCGACTCAGTGGCTGATGAACTCCATTGAAGTTCCAGAAGACACCGACAATCCCTCGTATGAAAGTTGCAAGGTTTTATTGAAGCTTAGGAAGCCTTCTAAGAAGCCTAATTCACCCACCCAGGAATCATCAGTCATTCAATGTGTCCT GAAATTTGAAAGGGAATTTACTAGTGAGCTTCAGAGTTTAAGGCCAATATTGAGCAGCAGGGCTCAGGCAGAACCATATCTGACTCATCTTGCACAGTTGATTCTTGGTGTTGGTATGGATCAACAGATGTAA